A window of Ictidomys tridecemlineatus isolate mIctTri1 chromosome 15, mIctTri1.hap1, whole genome shotgun sequence contains these coding sequences:
- the Znf180 gene encoding zinc finger protein 180 isoform X1: protein MLTRGGTRLVQPVSDGTQNRGRGLLNPRASSHRAVRGTEAETGRTRAAGPDPSSVPGRAWRTVWKGRMRSSQDPLRPAHRTLSFLKRLTSRLREKMLGHWPSHPRSLVRIKCDLLRHHLTPHLGGSRGCQDKAPGSEEEVNFNIVTVDFTHEEQDTLNPAYRIPDRSVILENHRNLVSWDLATALGRKESTSKQSIFDVESSPGVKIERLTRDDPWLSSCEEVHNHKDQLKKQQEKQERLFQGMAATQKKAIIHEKVCKSDEFEKSDLNPSLLSLPVIPIRNHFHKHLSHVKKSHYNSVVNSYQKINDSEKLCENNECGKLPQSIHLIQFTRTHKRDKSYEFSDTIQPFSHRASLNIHEKIYEEGKTFDFKECGQVLNHDISFNEQQKIPIEESQYKCSKTSQNSSRAQNMRNNSEEKPFECNQCGKAFSWSSHLVAHQRTHTGEKPYECNECGKSFSRSSHLVSHQRTHTGEKPYRCNQCGKSFSQSYVLVVHQRTHTGEKPYECNQCGKSFRQSYKLIAHQRTHTGEKPYECSQCGKSFIQSYKLIAHQRIHTGEKPYECNQCGKSFSQSYKLVAHQRTHTGEKPFECNQCGKSFSWSSQLVAHQRTHTGEKPYECNECGKSFNRSSHLIMHQRTHTGEKPYECNQCGKSFSQSYVLVVHQRTHTGEKPYECSQCGKSFRQSSCLTQHQRTHTGEKPYECNQCGKTFSLSARLIVHQRTHTGEKPFTCNQCGKAFINSSKLIRHQATHNEEKSYEYN from the exons ATGCTGACTAGGGGAGGGACCAGATTAGTTCAACCCGTCTCAGACGGGACACAGAACCGAGGCAGGGGGCTGCTTAACCCGAGAGCGTCCAGCCACAGAGCCGTGCGGGGCACTGAGGCGGAGACTGGCCGGACCCGAGCAGCGGGCCCGGACCCCAG TTCAGTACCCGGCCGTGCCTGGAGGACAGTATGGAAGGGCAGGATGAGAAGCTCCCAGGACCCCTTAAGGCCTGCACACAG GACTCTCTCCTTCCTCAAGAGATTAACATCAAGGTTGAGGGAGAAGATGCTGGGTCACTGGCCATCCCATCCCAG GAGCCTAGTGAGAATTAAATGTGACCTGTTAAGACACCACCTGACACCACATCTGGGGGGTTCACGAGGTTGCCAGGACAAAGCTCCAGGGAGTGAG GAAGAAGTGAACTTCAATATTGTAACTGTGGACTTTACTCATGAGGAACAGGACACTTTGAACCCTGCTTATAGGATCCCTGACAGAAGTGTGATCCTGGAGAACCACAGGAACCTGGTCTCTTGGG aCTTGGCAACTGCACTTGGAAGGAAAGAATCAACTTCAAAACAGAGCATTTTTGATGTGGAATCATCACCTGGAGTAAAGATAGAAAGGTTGACAAGAGATGATCCTTGGCTATCTTCATGTGAAGAAGTTCATAATCATAAGGATCAGTTGAAGAAGCAACAGGAAAAGCAAGAGAGACTTTTTCAGGGAATGGCAGCCACTCAAAAGAAAGCTATTATTCATGAGAAGGTTTGCAAAAGTGATGAATTTGAGAAGAGTGATCTAAATCCCAGCCTTCTTTCACTCCCAGTGATACCCATAAGAAACCATTTTCATAAACATTTGTCACATGTTAAAAAATCTCATTATAATTCTGTTGTAAACAGTTATCAGAAGATTAATGACAGTGagaaattatgtgaaaataaTGAATGTGGAAAACTCCCTCAGAGCATCCACCTTATTCAGTTTACAAGAACTCATAAAAGAGATAAGTCCTATGAATTTAGTGACACTATTCAACCTTTTAGCCACAGAGCATCCctaaatatacatgaaaaaatttatGAAGAAGGTAAGACCTTTGATTTTAAGGAATGTGGGCAAGTTTTGAACCATGACATATCCTTTAATGAACAGCAGAAAATTCCTATTGAAGAGAGTCAGTATAAATGTAGTAAAACTTCTCAGAATTCATCCCGTGctcaaaatatgagaaataattcTGAAGAAAAACCTTTTGAATGTAatcaatgtgggaaagcctttagcTGGAGCTCACATCTTGTTGCACATCAAAGAACTCACACAGGGGAGAAACCTTatgaatgtaatgaatgtggaaaaTCCTTCAGCCGGAGCTCCCACCTCGTTTCCCATCAAAGAACCCATACAGGAGAGAAACCTTATAGATGTAATCAGTGTGGGAAATCCTTTAGCCAGAGCTACGTGCTTGTGGTACACCagagaactcatactggagagaagccttatgagTGCAACCAATGTGGAAAGTCATTCAGGCAGAGCTACAAACTAATTGCACAtcaaagaacacatactggagagaagccctatgaatgcagTCAGTGTGGGAAATCATTTATCCAGAGTTATAAGCTTATTGCACATcaaagaattcacactggagaaaaaccctATGAATGCAATCAGTGTGGAAAATCCTTTAGTCAAAGTTATAAACTTGTTGCACATCAGAGAACTCACACAGGGGAAAAACCTTTTGAATGTAATCAGTGTGGAAAATCTTTCAGCTGGAGCTCTCAGCTAGTGGCACAtcaaagaactcacactggagagaaaccctatgaatgtaatgaatgtggaaaaTCTTTTAACCGCAGTTCTCACCTTATTATGCATCAGAGAACTCATACCGGGgaaaaaccctatgaatgtaatcAGTGTGGGAAATCCTTCAGCCAGAGTTATGTTCTTGTTGTGCATCagagaactcatactggagaaaagccctatgaatgcaGTCAGTGTGGGAAATCCTTCAGGCAGAGTTCATGTCTCACTCAACACCagagaactcatactggagagaaaccctatgaatgtaatcAGTGTGGGAAAACATTTAGTTTGAGTGCTCGACTTATTGTACAtcaaagaactcacactggagagaaaccatttACATGTAATCAGTGTGGGAAAGCTTTCATTAATAGCTCTAAACTTATTAGGCATCAGGCAACTCATAATGAAGAGAAATCCTATGAATATAACTAG
- the Znf180 gene encoding zinc finger protein 180 isoform X3 — protein sequence MEGQDEKLPGPLKACTQDSLLPQEINIKVEGEDAGSLAIPSQEEVNFNIVTVDFTHEEQDTLNPAYRIPDRSVILENHRNLVSWDLATALGRKESTSKQSIFDVESSPGVKIERLTRDDPWLSSCEEVHNHKDQLKKQQEKQERLFQGMAATQKKAIIHEKVCKSDEFEKSDLNPSLLSLPVIPIRNHFHKHLSHVKKSHYNSVVNSYQKINDSEKLCENNECGKLPQSIHLIQFTRTHKRDKSYEFSDTIQPFSHRASLNIHEKIYEEGKTFDFKECGQVLNHDISFNEQQKIPIEESQYKCSKTSQNSSRAQNMRNNSEEKPFECNQCGKAFSWSSHLVAHQRTHTGEKPYECNECGKSFSRSSHLVSHQRTHTGEKPYRCNQCGKSFSQSYVLVVHQRTHTGEKPYECNQCGKSFRQSYKLIAHQRTHTGEKPYECSQCGKSFIQSYKLIAHQRIHTGEKPYECNQCGKSFSQSYKLVAHQRTHTGEKPFECNQCGKSFSWSSQLVAHQRTHTGEKPYECNECGKSFNRSSHLIMHQRTHTGEKPYECNQCGKSFSQSYVLVVHQRTHTGEKPYECSQCGKSFRQSSCLTQHQRTHTGEKPYECNQCGKTFSLSARLIVHQRTHTGEKPFTCNQCGKAFINSSKLIRHQATHNEEKSYEYN from the exons ATGGAAGGGCAGGATGAGAAGCTCCCAGGACCCCTTAAGGCCTGCACACAG GACTCTCTCCTTCCTCAAGAGATTAACATCAAGGTTGAGGGAGAAGATGCTGGGTCACTGGCCATCCCATCCCAG GAAGAAGTGAACTTCAATATTGTAACTGTGGACTTTACTCATGAGGAACAGGACACTTTGAACCCTGCTTATAGGATCCCTGACAGAAGTGTGATCCTGGAGAACCACAGGAACCTGGTCTCTTGGG aCTTGGCAACTGCACTTGGAAGGAAAGAATCAACTTCAAAACAGAGCATTTTTGATGTGGAATCATCACCTGGAGTAAAGATAGAAAGGTTGACAAGAGATGATCCTTGGCTATCTTCATGTGAAGAAGTTCATAATCATAAGGATCAGTTGAAGAAGCAACAGGAAAAGCAAGAGAGACTTTTTCAGGGAATGGCAGCCACTCAAAAGAAAGCTATTATTCATGAGAAGGTTTGCAAAAGTGATGAATTTGAGAAGAGTGATCTAAATCCCAGCCTTCTTTCACTCCCAGTGATACCCATAAGAAACCATTTTCATAAACATTTGTCACATGTTAAAAAATCTCATTATAATTCTGTTGTAAACAGTTATCAGAAGATTAATGACAGTGagaaattatgtgaaaataaTGAATGTGGAAAACTCCCTCAGAGCATCCACCTTATTCAGTTTACAAGAACTCATAAAAGAGATAAGTCCTATGAATTTAGTGACACTATTCAACCTTTTAGCCACAGAGCATCCctaaatatacatgaaaaaatttatGAAGAAGGTAAGACCTTTGATTTTAAGGAATGTGGGCAAGTTTTGAACCATGACATATCCTTTAATGAACAGCAGAAAATTCCTATTGAAGAGAGTCAGTATAAATGTAGTAAAACTTCTCAGAATTCATCCCGTGctcaaaatatgagaaataattcTGAAGAAAAACCTTTTGAATGTAatcaatgtgggaaagcctttagcTGGAGCTCACATCTTGTTGCACATCAAAGAACTCACACAGGGGAGAAACCTTatgaatgtaatgaatgtggaaaaTCCTTCAGCCGGAGCTCCCACCTCGTTTCCCATCAAAGAACCCATACAGGAGAGAAACCTTATAGATGTAATCAGTGTGGGAAATCCTTTAGCCAGAGCTACGTGCTTGTGGTACACCagagaactcatactggagagaagccttatgagTGCAACCAATGTGGAAAGTCATTCAGGCAGAGCTACAAACTAATTGCACAtcaaagaacacatactggagagaagccctatgaatgcagTCAGTGTGGGAAATCATTTATCCAGAGTTATAAGCTTATTGCACATcaaagaattcacactggagaaaaaccctATGAATGCAATCAGTGTGGAAAATCCTTTAGTCAAAGTTATAAACTTGTTGCACATCAGAGAACTCACACAGGGGAAAAACCTTTTGAATGTAATCAGTGTGGAAAATCTTTCAGCTGGAGCTCTCAGCTAGTGGCACAtcaaagaactcacactggagagaaaccctatgaatgtaatgaatgtggaaaaTCTTTTAACCGCAGTTCTCACCTTATTATGCATCAGAGAACTCATACCGGGgaaaaaccctatgaatgtaatcAGTGTGGGAAATCCTTCAGCCAGAGTTATGTTCTTGTTGTGCATCagagaactcatactggagaaaagccctatgaatgcaGTCAGTGTGGGAAATCCTTCAGGCAGAGTTCATGTCTCACTCAACACCagagaactcatactggagagaaaccctatgaatgtaatcAGTGTGGGAAAACATTTAGTTTGAGTGCTCGACTTATTGTACAtcaaagaactcacactggagagaaaccatttACATGTAATCAGTGTGGGAAAGCTTTCATTAATAGCTCTAAACTTATTAGGCATCAGGCAACTCATAATGAAGAGAAATCCTATGAATATAACTAG
- the Znf180 gene encoding zinc finger protein 180 isoform X2, whose translation MDCHLTGPVIAPYREKLEEATKEWSFFKDSLLPQEINIKVEGEDAGSLAIPSQEEVNFNIVTVDFTHEEQDTLNPAYRIPDRSVILENHRNLVSWDLATALGRKESTSKQSIFDVESSPGVKIERLTRDDPWLSSCEEVHNHKDQLKKQQEKQERLFQGMAATQKKAIIHEKVCKSDEFEKSDLNPSLLSLPVIPIRNHFHKHLSHVKKSHYNSVVNSYQKINDSEKLCENNECGKLPQSIHLIQFTRTHKRDKSYEFSDTIQPFSHRASLNIHEKIYEEGKTFDFKECGQVLNHDISFNEQQKIPIEESQYKCSKTSQNSSRAQNMRNNSEEKPFECNQCGKAFSWSSHLVAHQRTHTGEKPYECNECGKSFSRSSHLVSHQRTHTGEKPYRCNQCGKSFSQSYVLVVHQRTHTGEKPYECNQCGKSFRQSYKLIAHQRTHTGEKPYECSQCGKSFIQSYKLIAHQRIHTGEKPYECNQCGKSFSQSYKLVAHQRTHTGEKPFECNQCGKSFSWSSQLVAHQRTHTGEKPYECNECGKSFNRSSHLIMHQRTHTGEKPYECNQCGKSFSQSYVLVVHQRTHTGEKPYECSQCGKSFRQSSCLTQHQRTHTGEKPYECNQCGKTFSLSARLIVHQRTHTGEKPFTCNQCGKAFINSSKLIRHQATHNEEKSYEYN comes from the exons ATGGACTGCCACTTGACAGGTCCAGTTATTGCACCCTACAGAGAGAAACTTGAGGAAGCTACAAAGGAATGGTCTTTTTTCAAG GACTCTCTCCTTCCTCAAGAGATTAACATCAAGGTTGAGGGAGAAGATGCTGGGTCACTGGCCATCCCATCCCAG GAAGAAGTGAACTTCAATATTGTAACTGTGGACTTTACTCATGAGGAACAGGACACTTTGAACCCTGCTTATAGGATCCCTGACAGAAGTGTGATCCTGGAGAACCACAGGAACCTGGTCTCTTGGG aCTTGGCAACTGCACTTGGAAGGAAAGAATCAACTTCAAAACAGAGCATTTTTGATGTGGAATCATCACCTGGAGTAAAGATAGAAAGGTTGACAAGAGATGATCCTTGGCTATCTTCATGTGAAGAAGTTCATAATCATAAGGATCAGTTGAAGAAGCAACAGGAAAAGCAAGAGAGACTTTTTCAGGGAATGGCAGCCACTCAAAAGAAAGCTATTATTCATGAGAAGGTTTGCAAAAGTGATGAATTTGAGAAGAGTGATCTAAATCCCAGCCTTCTTTCACTCCCAGTGATACCCATAAGAAACCATTTTCATAAACATTTGTCACATGTTAAAAAATCTCATTATAATTCTGTTGTAAACAGTTATCAGAAGATTAATGACAGTGagaaattatgtgaaaataaTGAATGTGGAAAACTCCCTCAGAGCATCCACCTTATTCAGTTTACAAGAACTCATAAAAGAGATAAGTCCTATGAATTTAGTGACACTATTCAACCTTTTAGCCACAGAGCATCCctaaatatacatgaaaaaatttatGAAGAAGGTAAGACCTTTGATTTTAAGGAATGTGGGCAAGTTTTGAACCATGACATATCCTTTAATGAACAGCAGAAAATTCCTATTGAAGAGAGTCAGTATAAATGTAGTAAAACTTCTCAGAATTCATCCCGTGctcaaaatatgagaaataattcTGAAGAAAAACCTTTTGAATGTAatcaatgtgggaaagcctttagcTGGAGCTCACATCTTGTTGCACATCAAAGAACTCACACAGGGGAGAAACCTTatgaatgtaatgaatgtggaaaaTCCTTCAGCCGGAGCTCCCACCTCGTTTCCCATCAAAGAACCCATACAGGAGAGAAACCTTATAGATGTAATCAGTGTGGGAAATCCTTTAGCCAGAGCTACGTGCTTGTGGTACACCagagaactcatactggagagaagccttatgagTGCAACCAATGTGGAAAGTCATTCAGGCAGAGCTACAAACTAATTGCACAtcaaagaacacatactggagagaagccctatgaatgcagTCAGTGTGGGAAATCATTTATCCAGAGTTATAAGCTTATTGCACATcaaagaattcacactggagaaaaaccctATGAATGCAATCAGTGTGGAAAATCCTTTAGTCAAAGTTATAAACTTGTTGCACATCAGAGAACTCACACAGGGGAAAAACCTTTTGAATGTAATCAGTGTGGAAAATCTTTCAGCTGGAGCTCTCAGCTAGTGGCACAtcaaagaactcacactggagagaaaccctatgaatgtaatgaatgtggaaaaTCTTTTAACCGCAGTTCTCACCTTATTATGCATCAGAGAACTCATACCGGGgaaaaaccctatgaatgtaatcAGTGTGGGAAATCCTTCAGCCAGAGTTATGTTCTTGTTGTGCATCagagaactcatactggagaaaagccctatgaatgcaGTCAGTGTGGGAAATCCTTCAGGCAGAGTTCATGTCTCACTCAACACCagagaactcatactggagagaaaccctatgaatgtaatcAGTGTGGGAAAACATTTAGTTTGAGTGCTCGACTTATTGTACAtcaaagaactcacactggagagaaaccatttACATGTAATCAGTGTGGGAAAGCTTTCATTAATAGCTCTAAACTTATTAGGCATCAGGCAACTCATAATGAAGAGAAATCCTATGAATATAACTAG
- the Znf180 gene encoding zinc finger protein 180 isoform X4: MLGHWPSHPRSLVRIKCDLLRHHLTPHLGGSRGCQDKAPGSEEEVNFNIVTVDFTHEEQDTLNPAYRIPDRSVILENHRNLVSWDLATALGRKESTSKQSIFDVESSPGVKIERLTRDDPWLSSCEEVHNHKDQLKKQQEKQERLFQGMAATQKKAIIHEKVCKSDEFEKSDLNPSLLSLPVIPIRNHFHKHLSHVKKSHYNSVVNSYQKINDSEKLCENNECGKLPQSIHLIQFTRTHKRDKSYEFSDTIQPFSHRASLNIHEKIYEEGKTFDFKECGQVLNHDISFNEQQKIPIEESQYKCSKTSQNSSRAQNMRNNSEEKPFECNQCGKAFSWSSHLVAHQRTHTGEKPYECNECGKSFSRSSHLVSHQRTHTGEKPYRCNQCGKSFSQSYVLVVHQRTHTGEKPYECNQCGKSFRQSYKLIAHQRTHTGEKPYECSQCGKSFIQSYKLIAHQRIHTGEKPYECNQCGKSFSQSYKLVAHQRTHTGEKPFECNQCGKSFSWSSQLVAHQRTHTGEKPYECNECGKSFNRSSHLIMHQRTHTGEKPYECNQCGKSFSQSYVLVVHQRTHTGEKPYECSQCGKSFRQSSCLTQHQRTHTGEKPYECNQCGKTFSLSARLIVHQRTHTGEKPFTCNQCGKAFINSSKLIRHQATHNEEKSYEYN, translated from the exons ATGCTGGGTCACTGGCCATCCCATCCCAG GAGCCTAGTGAGAATTAAATGTGACCTGTTAAGACACCACCTGACACCACATCTGGGGGGTTCACGAGGTTGCCAGGACAAAGCTCCAGGGAGTGAG GAAGAAGTGAACTTCAATATTGTAACTGTGGACTTTACTCATGAGGAACAGGACACTTTGAACCCTGCTTATAGGATCCCTGACAGAAGTGTGATCCTGGAGAACCACAGGAACCTGGTCTCTTGGG aCTTGGCAACTGCACTTGGAAGGAAAGAATCAACTTCAAAACAGAGCATTTTTGATGTGGAATCATCACCTGGAGTAAAGATAGAAAGGTTGACAAGAGATGATCCTTGGCTATCTTCATGTGAAGAAGTTCATAATCATAAGGATCAGTTGAAGAAGCAACAGGAAAAGCAAGAGAGACTTTTTCAGGGAATGGCAGCCACTCAAAAGAAAGCTATTATTCATGAGAAGGTTTGCAAAAGTGATGAATTTGAGAAGAGTGATCTAAATCCCAGCCTTCTTTCACTCCCAGTGATACCCATAAGAAACCATTTTCATAAACATTTGTCACATGTTAAAAAATCTCATTATAATTCTGTTGTAAACAGTTATCAGAAGATTAATGACAGTGagaaattatgtgaaaataaTGAATGTGGAAAACTCCCTCAGAGCATCCACCTTATTCAGTTTACAAGAACTCATAAAAGAGATAAGTCCTATGAATTTAGTGACACTATTCAACCTTTTAGCCACAGAGCATCCctaaatatacatgaaaaaatttatGAAGAAGGTAAGACCTTTGATTTTAAGGAATGTGGGCAAGTTTTGAACCATGACATATCCTTTAATGAACAGCAGAAAATTCCTATTGAAGAGAGTCAGTATAAATGTAGTAAAACTTCTCAGAATTCATCCCGTGctcaaaatatgagaaataattcTGAAGAAAAACCTTTTGAATGTAatcaatgtgggaaagcctttagcTGGAGCTCACATCTTGTTGCACATCAAAGAACTCACACAGGGGAGAAACCTTatgaatgtaatgaatgtggaaaaTCCTTCAGCCGGAGCTCCCACCTCGTTTCCCATCAAAGAACCCATACAGGAGAGAAACCTTATAGATGTAATCAGTGTGGGAAATCCTTTAGCCAGAGCTACGTGCTTGTGGTACACCagagaactcatactggagagaagccttatgagTGCAACCAATGTGGAAAGTCATTCAGGCAGAGCTACAAACTAATTGCACAtcaaagaacacatactggagagaagccctatgaatgcagTCAGTGTGGGAAATCATTTATCCAGAGTTATAAGCTTATTGCACATcaaagaattcacactggagaaaaaccctATGAATGCAATCAGTGTGGAAAATCCTTTAGTCAAAGTTATAAACTTGTTGCACATCAGAGAACTCACACAGGGGAAAAACCTTTTGAATGTAATCAGTGTGGAAAATCTTTCAGCTGGAGCTCTCAGCTAGTGGCACAtcaaagaactcacactggagagaaaccctatgaatgtaatgaatgtggaaaaTCTTTTAACCGCAGTTCTCACCTTATTATGCATCAGAGAACTCATACCGGGgaaaaaccctatgaatgtaatcAGTGTGGGAAATCCTTCAGCCAGAGTTATGTTCTTGTTGTGCATCagagaactcatactggagaaaagccctatgaatgcaGTCAGTGTGGGAAATCCTTCAGGCAGAGTTCATGTCTCACTCAACACCagagaactcatactggagagaaaccctatgaatgtaatcAGTGTGGGAAAACATTTAGTTTGAGTGCTCGACTTATTGTACAtcaaagaactcacactggagagaaaccatttACATGTAATCAGTGTGGGAAAGCTTTCATTAATAGCTCTAAACTTATTAGGCATCAGGCAACTCATAATGAAGAGAAATCCTATGAATATAACTAG
- the Znf180 gene encoding zinc finger protein 180 isoform X5, which yields MAATQKKAIIHEKVCKSDEFEKSDLNPSLLSLPVIPIRNHFHKHLSHVKKSHYNSVVNSYQKINDSEKLCENNECGKLPQSIHLIQFTRTHKRDKSYEFSDTIQPFSHRASLNIHEKIYEEGKTFDFKECGQVLNHDISFNEQQKIPIEESQYKCSKTSQNSSRAQNMRNNSEEKPFECNQCGKAFSWSSHLVAHQRTHTGEKPYECNECGKSFSRSSHLVSHQRTHTGEKPYRCNQCGKSFSQSYVLVVHQRTHTGEKPYECNQCGKSFRQSYKLIAHQRTHTGEKPYECSQCGKSFIQSYKLIAHQRIHTGEKPYECNQCGKSFSQSYKLVAHQRTHTGEKPFECNQCGKSFSWSSQLVAHQRTHTGEKPYECNECGKSFNRSSHLIMHQRTHTGEKPYECNQCGKSFSQSYVLVVHQRTHTGEKPYECSQCGKSFRQSSCLTQHQRTHTGEKPYECNQCGKTFSLSARLIVHQRTHTGEKPFTCNQCGKAFINSSKLIRHQATHNEEKSYEYN from the coding sequence ATGGCAGCCACTCAAAAGAAAGCTATTATTCATGAGAAGGTTTGCAAAAGTGATGAATTTGAGAAGAGTGATCTAAATCCCAGCCTTCTTTCACTCCCAGTGATACCCATAAGAAACCATTTTCATAAACATTTGTCACATGTTAAAAAATCTCATTATAATTCTGTTGTAAACAGTTATCAGAAGATTAATGACAGTGagaaattatgtgaaaataaTGAATGTGGAAAACTCCCTCAGAGCATCCACCTTATTCAGTTTACAAGAACTCATAAAAGAGATAAGTCCTATGAATTTAGTGACACTATTCAACCTTTTAGCCACAGAGCATCCctaaatatacatgaaaaaatttatGAAGAAGGTAAGACCTTTGATTTTAAGGAATGTGGGCAAGTTTTGAACCATGACATATCCTTTAATGAACAGCAGAAAATTCCTATTGAAGAGAGTCAGTATAAATGTAGTAAAACTTCTCAGAATTCATCCCGTGctcaaaatatgagaaataattcTGAAGAAAAACCTTTTGAATGTAatcaatgtgggaaagcctttagcTGGAGCTCACATCTTGTTGCACATCAAAGAACTCACACAGGGGAGAAACCTTatgaatgtaatgaatgtggaaaaTCCTTCAGCCGGAGCTCCCACCTCGTTTCCCATCAAAGAACCCATACAGGAGAGAAACCTTATAGATGTAATCAGTGTGGGAAATCCTTTAGCCAGAGCTACGTGCTTGTGGTACACCagagaactcatactggagagaagccttatgagTGCAACCAATGTGGAAAGTCATTCAGGCAGAGCTACAAACTAATTGCACAtcaaagaacacatactggagagaagccctatgaatgcagTCAGTGTGGGAAATCATTTATCCAGAGTTATAAGCTTATTGCACATcaaagaattcacactggagaaaaaccctATGAATGCAATCAGTGTGGAAAATCCTTTAGTCAAAGTTATAAACTTGTTGCACATCAGAGAACTCACACAGGGGAAAAACCTTTTGAATGTAATCAGTGTGGAAAATCTTTCAGCTGGAGCTCTCAGCTAGTGGCACAtcaaagaactcacactggagagaaaccctatgaatgtaatgaatgtggaaaaTCTTTTAACCGCAGTTCTCACCTTATTATGCATCAGAGAACTCATACCGGGgaaaaaccctatgaatgtaatcAGTGTGGGAAATCCTTCAGCCAGAGTTATGTTCTTGTTGTGCATCagagaactcatactggagaaaagccctatgaatgcaGTCAGTGTGGGAAATCCTTCAGGCAGAGTTCATGTCTCACTCAACACCagagaactcatactggagagaaaccctatgaatgtaatcAGTGTGGGAAAACATTTAGTTTGAGTGCTCGACTTATTGTACAtcaaagaactcacactggagagaaaccatttACATGTAATCAGTGTGGGAAAGCTTTCATTAATAGCTCTAAACTTATTAGGCATCAGGCAACTCATAATGAAGAGAAATCCTATGAATATAACTAG